CCACCACCTCGAACAGCAGCTCCCCCACGGCCGCTTCGAGCTCGTCGTCGCCGCCGGCGCCGGCCAGCTCGTCCAGCCGCTCCCGGACCCTGGCCGGCGACCCGGCCCCGGCGGCCAGGCCGCCGTCGGGGACACGCTTCTGCAGCTTGGCCGCGAGCTGCAGCGCCGGCAGGGCCGAGGGGATCCCGGCCAGCGGGTCGCTGCGGCCCTCCTCCTCACGCTTGATCGCCTCCCAGTTGCGGACGACCTCGCCGGCCGAGGCGACCCGCAGGTCGCCGAAGACGTGCGGGTGGCGCCGGACCAGCTTCTCGGTGATCGCCCTGGCCACCCCGTCGATGTCGAAGCTGCCGGCGTCCTCGGCCAGCTGGGCGTGGAAGACGACCTGGAGGAGGAGGTCGCCGAGCTCCTCGCGCAGGTGCTCGGGGTCGCCCTCCTCGATCGCGTCGAGCACCTCGTAGGCCTCCTCGACCAGGTGCCTGGCCAGCGAGGCGTGGGTCTGCTCGCGGTCCCAGGGGCAGCCGCCGGGCCCGCGCAGCCGCGTCTCGGTCGCCACCAGGTCGAGCAGGGCGGCCCCCTTGGGCTCGCCGACCGGGTAGACGGCCTCGACCTCGACGTGGGTCCGGGCGGCCCGGTCGGCGACCAGCTGGACCAGTGGCCCGTCGTTGACCGGCGGCAGCAGCAGCGTGGCCGTCCCGCCGCGGCGGGCGTGGTCGAGCAGCGCGTCGGCCTGCCGCCGGGCCAGGGCCACCGCCTCCAAGTCGAGGCCCTGGCCGACCAGGAGCAGGTCGCGCCCGGCGGGACCGGTGTCGTCGGCCGGGGCCAGCACCTCCCAGGGGATCTCGGCCACCTCCAGCGCCGGCAGCGACGGGTGCCCGTCGTCGAGCAGCCACACCGGCCGGGCGGCGTCCAGCGCCCGCCAGGTCTGGGGCGGGAACAGCAGCGGGAGCCGCGGGCTGGACGCGACCAGCACCACCCTGGTCATACGCCTAGGGCTGGGTCGGGGACGGCCCGCCGAGGCCGGCCGTGGTGGTCGTGGCCGCGCCGGGGGCGGTCTCGCGCTCGATCACCTTGCCGTTCTCGGCGTCCCAGCGGCCGAAGCGGGGGTTGATGACGACCTCGGCCTTGTCGACCTGCTGGTCGAACCACTGCTGGACGGCCTGCTGGCGGCGGTCCTTGATGGTCGGCTCGAGCTTGGCCCGCAGCTCGTTGTCGAGCGCCGGCAGCCGCACCCCGACGACCTGGAGGACGTGGTAGCCGAACTGGGTCTTGACCGGCTGGGAGATCGGCGACTCGCAGCTGCCGCTGGTCTTGCCCTTGCAGTCGCCCTGGCCGGCGAGGGCGTACTCGGCCGTCTCGAACGGCTTCACGGTCGCCCCCTTGGCGGTGAAGCCGAGGTCGCCGGCCTTGTCCTTGCTCTGGGTGTCGATCGAGGAGCGCTTGGCCACCGCGGCCCAGTCGCCGTCGGCGACCAGCTCCTGGCGGACCTGGTTGGCGGTCGCCTTGTCCTTGACCAGCACGTGGCGGACGCGGACCTCCAGGAAGTCCTCCTTGCGCCGGTCGAGCAGCTGGCGCAACGCGGCGTCGGAGGAGTAGGGGACGAGCTTGACCGCGACCAGGTCGACCGCCAGCTGGACCCGCTGCTGGGTGCGGAGGACCTCCTCGGAGATCTGCCGGGTCTTGAGCAGCTCCTCGTAGTTCTGGCCCTGGGCCGCCACCTGCTGCTTGAGCTGCTCCATGCGGGCGTCGACGTCGGCCTCCTGGATGGTGATGCCCTCGCTCCTGGCCCCGTCCAGCACCAGCTGGAACTGGATCAGGCCCTCCAGCGCCTGCCGGGTCGCGCTGTCGATGTCCTGGCCCTCCTGCTGGCCCTGTTGCTGTTCGGCCTGCTGCTGCTGGCCGAGCTGGGCCTTGGTCATCTCACTGAGGCGGTCGGTCGGGATGCCGACGCCGTTGACCGTCGCCGCGTCCTGGCTGCGGACGCCAAGGTCCGAGCAGCCGGCGACGAGGACGGCGAGACACAGGACGGGGAGCAGACGGCGCACGGACGACCTCACGTTCACGACTCGACGACGACAATGCACAAGCATACCGGCGGGCGCCGCCGGAGGGGTGCGACAATGCCGCGATGACGAGCTACCTGCCGGCCGACGGCCGCTACGACACCATGCAGTACCGCCGGGTCGGGCGCAGCGGGCTCCTGCTGCCCGCCATCTCCCTGGGCCTGTGGCAGAACTTCGGCGGCGACCGGCCGTTCGAGACCCAGCGGGCGATCGTGCGCCGCGCCTTCGACCTCGGCATCACCCACTTCGACCTGGCCAACAACTACGGCCCGCCCTACGGGTCGGCCGAGGAGAACTTCGGCCGCATCCTCGCCACCGACCTGCGCGGCTACCGCGACGAGCTGGTCATCTCGACCAAGGCCGGCTACGACATGTGGCCGGGGCCCTACGGCAACCACGGGTCGCGCAAATACCTCCTCTCCA
This genomic stretch from Actinomycetota bacterium harbors:
- the mazG gene encoding nucleoside triphosphate pyrophosphohydrolase; this translates as MTRVVLVASSPRLPLLFPPQTWRALDAARPVWLLDDGHPSLPALEVAEIPWEVLAPADDTGPAGRDLLLVGQGLDLEAVALARRQADALLDHARRGGTATLLLPPVNDGPLVQLVADRAARTHVEVEAVYPVGEPKGAALLDLVATETRLRGPGGCPWDREQTHASLARHLVEEAYEVLDAIEEGDPEHLREELGDLLLQVVFHAQLAEDAGSFDIDGVARAITEKLVRRHPHVFGDLRVASAGEVVRNWEAIKREEEGRSDPLAGIPSALPALQLAAKLQKRVPDGGLAAGAGSPARVRERLDELAGAGGDDELEAAVGELLFEVVALARVKGVEPEAALRRTARRFRARFLAATTEG
- a CDS encoding SurA N-terminal domain-containing protein, which produces MRRLLPVLCLAVLVAGCSDLGVRSQDAATVNGVGIPTDRLSEMTKAQLGQQQQAEQQQGQQEGQDIDSATRQALEGLIQFQLVLDGARSEGITIQEADVDARMEQLKQQVAAQGQNYEELLKTRQISEEVLRTQQRVQLAVDLVAVKLVPYSSDAALRQLLDRRKEDFLEVRVRHVLVKDKATANQVRQELVADGDWAAVAKRSSIDTQSKDKAGDLGFTAKGATVKPFETAEYALAGQGDCKGKTSGSCESPISQPVKTQFGYHVLQVVGVRLPALDNELRAKLEPTIKDRRQQAVQQWFDQQVDKAEVVINPRFGRWDAENGKVIERETAPGAATTTTAGLGGPSPTQP